The following nucleotide sequence is from Corylus avellana chromosome ca7, CavTom2PMs-1.0.
AGATAGGCACTCATACCCTAACCTAGTGACAGGTAGCCCTGTAATGATGTCAAGCAGAATATCACATGGAAGATCTTCAAAATCCATCTTTTTCCCCCATATGGGTAATCAGTTTTTGTTCTCTACCCTGTGCCAAACTAagagggtgtttggcaaatgggatggcctaaacactgtagttgatgtgaaaaaagtaagaatgtttggtataaaaaaaatgaaaaagtggtatgaaaaaatgaaaaagttttgttttgtagtgatttttttatttgaataataataaaaagtgaatgatttgatattaaaagtgaaaaagttagaatgttttgatgttgatttttttgggaaatggtgatgaatagtATTTGGGCCAATCCCATCCCCATTACTTAAATACATATTTTGCATAAATAGGATAGAAGAGTGCTCCAAATTTACCtttgtggttttttttattattattatttttaaaaatgttttcccgtgacataaaaaataaaaataatttttatgttttaaattgtttgtaaaTGTCTTCGActtaagaacaaaaaacaagCATAGACTTAAATTATCTAACAAATAGAAAGAATTAATGATAAATGAGTAGTGTTATAAGGAGGACTAAATTCATCCCCATTATAAAAATTTACATCAATTTTGTTGTCTGAATTGTTAGATGTGAAAGAGCTTGAGTAATGCTAAGCGTCATCTTTTTATACTCTTAAAATCTTCTTAAAgctgacgtgacttttaaaattaccattaaattttaaatgaatcatatttaaattttgatctaatggtgattttgaaagccacatcagttttaaaaagattttaaaaggataaaaaaatgatacctagcattactcgaaAGAGCTTATATGTGACTTACCTGTCCAAGCAAAGTTTGAACTACTTGCCGATAATTTCACGATCATATACTTTCTCACATTTATTGTCtgaattgttaaaaaaaaaaaaaaaaaaaattatcaatgaaCGGGATCCGAGAATTAAACCCAATTGACCATCAAGATCATCAAGCAACAAGGAAATAATAAGGGGAACGAAAATTTTGGGTTGGGCCAATAGCCCACAGTAAACATAGTAGTCCCTTTGCGTGACGGAAAGCCAGCCTAACCCCTCACCGCACATGACGTGGCACCAGATCAGTGGGTCAACACTCGCCACCCCGACCACAGCCGTCACGTTAGCAAGAGCCACCATACTTGAAGAATCCTTTCCTCATTTCCCAATTCCAATCCATCTATCTTTACACCCcccacccctctctctctctctctctctctctctctaagcccTAGATTTTCTCCTCCCTTCTCCTCCGATATTTTCTCGGGAAAAAGAAATGGTGAGTACTTTGACTACTTCACTTTAGAGCTTCTTTCTAATgactaatttatattttgattttagtaTTTATTATTTCGGTTAAATTGTTTCTTGCGTTGGAtctgtaagaatttttgttggttTGTGTGGAATCTCTGGGCCTTTTGAGTGGATTAGGAGTTTAGTTAGGGTTTGTGAGGTTACTTTTCTGAACTGACTCTGATTTGATcattggtttgatttttttccctTGAACCTTCGGGTCTTCGCTGATCTGTTGGCTTATGCTCTTTAGTCGGTGACGATCATATGCAGTATGTTCTATGCACTTGTATGCGTTTGTGTACGTATGTATTCTGTTTTTGTGTATCTACGCGCGCGCACACAGGGAATGTTTGATGGCTAATCTCAAGTCGGTTGATTGTTCTGTGACTGTTTTTGTGCTTTAATGAATTGCCGTGGCACTTGATTTTCCTAGTTTGCTCTGCCTAGCTTGATAGTTGATAAATTCTgaccactttttattttttttgtgcaaCTGTGGTTAATGTTATGATAAATTCTGACCACTTTTGAATTGCAGTGAATGTTGggtagttgaaaaaaaaaaataaataaataaaaaaaaataaggaccTTGTATTGTTGTTTATGCATTTGTGTGGTCATCATGGGATTTTTGACTGGCGGATAATGTTGCAAGTTGTTTGATTATTTGGGATGAATTTCAGAATTTGGTTGTTTTGTGCATGAAAGAATTGGTGGGGGTGTAGAGTGGGCACTTTTTGTCGATGTTTAGTGTGGAAATGTAGATTTCAGATAGTTGGTAGTTGATGCTTGCTAGTATTTCATCCAATATTGCAGGCAAACGCAGCATCTGGGATGGCTGTACACGACGACTGCAAGCTAAAGTTTTTAGAACTGAAGGCAAAAAGGACTTACCGCTTCATTGTTTACAAGATTGAAGAGAAGCAAAAGGAGGTTGTTGTGGAGAAGCTTGGTGAGCCAACTGATAGTTACGAGGTTTTCTCTGCAAGCCTTCCCGCTGATGAGTGCCGATATGCTGTCTATGACTTTGATTTTGTGACAGAAGAGAATGTCCCGAGGAGCAGGATTGTTTTCATTGCTTGGTAATATATATTTAGAGTGGTTTGAAGTTTACAATGTTCTTCATCTTCCATTATCTGATATTGTTGTGTATTTTGACTGATTCATTAAATAATTTACATGAAGGTCCCCTGATACTTCAAAGGTGAGAAGCAAGATGATTTATGCAAGCTCCAAGGACAGGTTTAAGAGAGAATTGGATGGTATTCAGATAGAGTTGCAAGCTACTGATCCTACTGAGATGGGCCTTGATGTTATTAGAAGCCGCACTAATTGAATGTAAAGTGCGTGCTATGCAACGGAGATCTCTCCAACTATCCAGTTCAATGTCTATAGGTCGTGGAACTTTGAACTTGCTTTAATACTCTGAGAAtggcttgtttttttttttacatttaaaacaCGGTGAATCGTCTGTGGTTTTATTGGCTTATTACTTAGTAGTGTGAATTTATACACACTGATTATATCCCGGATTATGAGGGTGCATATCAATTTCAGTTGTTTGCTTATGTGAGCCCTATATTGTATTGTAGATCAGGCTATTCTTTTGCCTTTCCTTATACTGAATTGATTCCTTGGTTCCGTTTTCTTAAAATTGAATGTGTTGACCTATTTTTATGGTTGGTTTGTGGGCCATTGAAAGAGTTTACATCTCTCTATACCTATTTTTATGCTTTGATGGCCTAATACTGTTTGATCAGTCTGAGATAGTGAGATGTGTTTTCATCAGCTGCCCCTAGGGTGGATCACTGCTGGTATTGGTATTTTGAACCCCTTCTTTCTTCTTGCCCGCGGGTAGGTGGTGGAAATATTCTGTTGATCAGTTTTATCTGTGGGGGTACGATGAGAAGCTTTAAGCATCTTTCTTTGCCTTCAAAGCTATGGTCCTGTGGACAGCCTTGTGATCTGCTAACCCATACACATGATGAACGAACACAAACTTGACCCCTGTCCTAGTTAGATTTTTCTAGCTCGTTGATCCACCAAGGGTCATTTGCAAGATTTGTTGCTCCATTTATTGTTATTAGATTTAGcgaagggtattttttttttcaggaattTTATTTAACCAACACATGTTAAAAATATACTTGATTTTTAGAAAGAGATCGGCTTCCCTTTTATTGAGGAGCCTCTCATTTTCTCCCATTTGAAAAGAGGACGCAACATGTAAATTTAAAATGGCTgtgaaaaattatatgttttgaacacgttaatttaataaattgttcGGTAAACTTGTAAAGTATAACTCAAttgcacatgttttttaaaacaaaagagtGGTTTGGGTGTCTAACTACGGACTTCTATATAATGCAAGctctaaacaaaataaagaaaaatattttgcccAACATTGTTCCCACGAAGTAGATTTTTATCTCACATTTATATAATATGTTATgaggtaatttttaaaattatcatcgattaaaatttaattataatttatctcaaatttaattttacttttaaaaatcacataagAAAGTGTGTTTAACGTTACCCAACATTTTATTATCTTCTTCAACACGTTTTCATATTCTGTAAGAAGGTATTATTAACTCATTAATCATTATCAAtctataataattaataataataaggcaATCAATCTCATTTCGTcgtaaaggaaaaaaaaaacctggtctattatattatataacatAAATAAGCAAATCAATAGATacaaaacaatcaaacaataaaatagTGAATCTTAGTAACTAAATAGAAGATGATCTATATTTGAAAGACAGATAAACACACTTGGAACAAAGAAGATCCGTTGAAATCTAAAATCtcattattatataatttatattgtgTTTAACATTAAAATCTCATAGAGAGGATGATCAGCCACACAGACGAAGACACAAGCCAAACTCCTGTGAAAGACAACAATAAAGAATTTTTCACAATGGGCGAGAGTGAACTATGCACTGCGTAGAtcatacataaaaataaagaacgATGAGAGTGAACTATGCACTGCATAGATCATACCATGCACTCGCAGCAACTGCTTCCCAAATCCCATCTTTACCCTCCCAAGCCCATAGTTTAACAAATTACACCCATTACCTTCGTCTCCTTTCGTCATGCAAGTACCTCAAATCAATGCTTCAAGTCCATGGCCGTTTGATAGTCTCAGGCATCGGTGAAGACCACGACACACTTTCCCATCTCATCAATTCATACTCTTTGTTTAACAAATGTGTTTTTGCTCGCTCCGTTTTCGAATTCACGCCAAACCCATCTGTTACTTTGTGGAATTCAATGATAAGAGCTTATGCGAGGTCAAACCAATGCAAGGAAGCTCTCAATATGTACCATTGCATGTTAGGGGAAGGACATGAACCTGACAAGTATACcttcacttttgttttgaaAGCTTGTACCGGTGCTTTAGACTTGCAGGAGGGTGTCCTGGTTCACCGTGAAATTGCCCGTAGGCGACTAGAATGTGATGTGTTTATAGGGACTGGTCTTGTTGATATGTACTGTAAAATGGGTGATTTGAAAAGTGCAAGAGAGGTGTTTGATTGTTTGCCGAAGAAGGATGTGGTGGCTTGGAACACAATGATTGCAGGGTTGTCACAAAGTGAGGATCCTCGTGAGGCGTTTGGATATTTTTGGAGTATGCAGTTGGGGGGTGTTAAGCCCGACTCAGTGAGCTTGTTGAACTTGGTTCCAGCTGTTTCAAGTTTAGCAGATATTGATTCTTGTAGGTCTATTCATGGATATGTGGTTAGGAGGAATTTTCGTTCTGCCGTTTCAAATGGGTTGATAGATATGTACTCCAAGTGTGGAGACGCAATAGCTGCTCGCCGGGTTTTTGATCAGATGCGGGGGCGAGATGATGTGTCGTGGAAGACAATGATGGCAGGCTACGTGTTTAATGGGTTTTTCCTTGAGGTTTTGAAGTTATTTGATAGGATGAAAGAAGAGAATCTTAAGATTGATAAGTTGTCTGCTGTAAGTGTTCTATTGGCTGCTGCAGAGATGAGAAATCTAGAGAAAGGGAAGGAGATCCATGATTTTGCTATTCAACAAGGGATAGATTCAGATGTTTTGGTTGCTACTCCTATCATGACCATGTATGCAAAGTGCGGAGAATTAGAGAAGGCCAAACAATTGTTCAAGGGACTTCAGCGGAGGGATCTAGTTGCTTGGTCTGCTTTTATATCTGCTTGTGTCCAATCTGGTTACCTCGAAGAAGCATTGTCTCTATTTCGAGATATGCAGAATGACAATACGAAACCAGAGAACGTAACTCTGCTGAGTATCCTTCCAGCATGTGCAGAACTGTCGTCTACAAGATTAGGCAAAAGTGTGCACTGCTATGCTATTAAGGCTGACTTTCATTCTGTTATTTCAACAGGAACAGCCCTAGTATCCATGTATTCGAGATGGGGATTATTTACTTCGGCACTGAACGTTTTCAATAGAATGCCGTGTAAAGATGCCGTGACATGGAATGTTTTAATAAATGGGTATGCACAGATTGGTGACCCATACCATGCGATGGAAATGTTCCTTAAATTACAGCTATCTGGAGTACACCCAGATGCAGGAGCCATGGTGGGTTTGCTCCATGCTTTTTCTCTGTTAAATGACCTACACCAAGGCCGCTGCGTTCATGGGCAAATTATAAGGACTGGATTTGAATTTGACTGTCCTGTAAGGAATGCTCTCATTGACATGTACGCAAAATGTGGACGGCTTTCCTCCGCTGAATTCTTGTTCTACAAAATGGAGTTTGCTAAGGATGAAGTATCTTGGAATGTAATAATTGGAGGATACCTACAGAACGGACGTGCGAAGAAAGCTATGTCCGCCTTTTTCCTGATGAAATTGGAGAACTTTCGGCCTAACTTAGTCACATTTGTGAGTATCCTTCCGGCAGTGGCATATTTGGCTGCCTTATGTGAAGGCATGGCTTTTCATGCCAGCATTATCCGGATGGGATTTCTGTCTAATACACCAGTTGGGAATAGTCTTATTGATATGTATGCTAAATGTGGGAGGCTCGATTCTTCAGAGAAATGTTTTAATGAGATGGAAAACAGAAACACAGTTTCATGGAATGCAATGCTTGCAGGGTATGCAGTGCATGGGCAAGGCGACAGTGCCATTGCACTTTTCTCTCTTATGCAAGAGAGTCGTGTTCAAGTTGATTTTGTGTCTTTCATCAATGTTTTGTCTGCTTGTAGGCATGCAGGCTTGATAGAAGAAGGAAGGAAGATTTTTGAGTCCATGCATCAAAAGCACCATCTTCATCCAGCGCTGGAACACTATGCTTGCATGGTAGATCTTCTTGGGCATGCTGGGTTATTTGATGagatattgattttgattaGGACAATGCCAATAGAGCCTGATGCTGGAGTTTGGGGAGCCTTATTGGGTGCTTGT
It contains:
- the LOC132187677 gene encoding LOW QUALITY PROTEIN: pentatricopeptide repeat-containing protein At2g39620 (The sequence of the model RefSeq protein was modified relative to this genomic sequence to represent the inferred CDS: deleted 1 base in 1 codon): MRVNYALHRSYHALAATASQIPSLPSQAHSLTNYTHYLRLLSSCKYLKSMLQVHGRLIVSGIGEDHDTLSHLINSYSLFNKCVFARSVFEFTPNPSVTLWNSMIRAYARSNQCKEALNMYHCMLGEGHEPDKYTFTFVLKACTGALDLQEGVLVHREIARRRLECDVFIGTGLVDMYCKMGDLKSAREVFDCLPKKDVVAWNTMIAGLSQSEDPREAFGYFWSMQLGGVKPDSVSLLNLVPAVSSLADIDSCRSIHGYVVRRNFRSAVSNGLIDMYSKCGDAIAARRVFDQMRGRDDVSWKTMMAGYVFNGFFLEVLKLFDRMKEENLKIDKLSAVSVLLAAAEMRNLEKGKEIHDFAIQQGIDSDVLVATPIMTMYAKCGELEKAKQLFKGLQRRDLVAWSAFISACVQSGYLEEALSLFRDMQNDNTKPENVTLLSILPACAELSSTRLGKSVHCYAIKADFHSVISTGTALVSMYSRWGLFTSALNVFNRMPCKDAVTWNVLINGYAQIGDPYHAMEMFLKLQLSGVHPDAGAMVGLLHAFSLLNDLHQGRCVHGQIIRTGFEFDCPVRNALIDMYAKCGRLSSAEFLFYKMEFAKDEVSWNVIIGGYLQNGRAKKAMSAFFLMKLENFRPNLVTFVSILPAVAYLAALCEGMAFHASIIRMGFLSNTPVGNSLIDMYAKCGRLDSSEKCFNEMENRNTVSWNAMLAGYAVHGQGDSAIALFSLMQESRVQVDFVSFINVLSACRHAGLIEEGRKIFESMHQKHHLHPALEHYACMVDLLGHAGLFDEILILIRTMPIEPDAGVWGALLGACKMHSYIKLGEVALQQLVKLEPENPTNHVVLSSIFAECGRWGDEGSTRYRMNESALKKTPGCSWVEIKNKVHAFRAGERRLSHLQFEHASALE
- the LOC132188226 gene encoding actin-depolymerizing factor 2-like, whose protein sequence is MANAASGMAVHDDCKLKFLELKAKRTYRFIVYKIEEKQKEVVVEKLGEPTDSYEVFSASLPADECRYAVYDFDFVTEENVPRSRIVFIAWSPDTSKVRSKMIYASSKDRFKRELDGIQIELQATDPTEMGLDVIRSRTN